Proteins from one Planctomyces sp. SH-PL62 genomic window:
- the mfd gene encoding transcription-repair coupling factor, producing MPRVSSRRPAPAPVAAPDKAGDLKDLTRLIQQAEGFPEVVAALRDGRAATIDGAWGSASGLIAAALAPHAPATLVVVLPHVGDVDDFRDDVAVFSGLAPEVLPAWDKLPREQDARDEVFGARVRAVGRLAGGLPPKVVVTSIQALLQPVPKPDVLRRMSRRLEVGDVAPIDELGSWLMDRGMQRVEVVEVPGEFSMRGGIFDVFPTDASDPVRIEFFGDEIESIRPFDAETQRSLDRWQNVTIAVPPTFDDAHLDDFGPATDAFPEGTWVVLFEPADLREEGRHYLARAEDLRGLYSVESTFERLIRRPTIALSALAADSLETTCHLRIESVERFSGELTKVKAELESVAGNDRVLIACHNAAEAERLGEIFADSEPSRGGRLTTAVGRIRAGFHLADAATLVIADHELFARADVRRTTSRRRYETRAIDSFLDLNEGDLVVHVNHGIARYLGLQFVDKTDEHAEETLLLEFAEKTRLYVPIAKIDLVQKYVGGGKIAPPLSKIGSSAWEKRKKRVADAVVDLAQELLDIQADRASQPGFAYPAEDSHWMAEFEAAFPFDETPDQLAAIESIKEDMAQTRPMDRLICGDVGYGKTEVAIRAAFKAVDAGKQVGVLVPTTILSEQHHRSFAARMGEFPFVIEAVNRFRPKSEVKDILKRAAEGKVDILIGTHRILQKDVAFKDLGLIVVDEEQRFGVEDKEWLKTLRSTVDVLTLSATPIPRTLHMSLLGIRDISNLETPPSDRKAIETRILRFDPDTIKRGINRELNRNGQVYFVHNRIHDIQQIVDKIRSIVPEARVEFAHGQMAGETLERTMMRFIRREFDVLVATTIIESGLDIPNANTIFINEADKYGLADLHQLRGRVGRFKHRAYAYLMLESDRSVTPNAVKRLKAIEEFTSLGAGFKIALRDLEIRGAGNILGAEQSGHIESVGYELYCTLLESAVRSATKQPDKPMFDCSVELKWRAYLPRDYVPAPRLKLELYRRLARLRSLDHLADFRQELNDRFGPPPKPSENLLAEAEIRILAGGWKIDRIHVEGEYAVFTYRNARKIETLAKRHKGRIRIVDAKKAYVPLGEDPVTTPDLVALLKELLGAKR from the coding sequence ATGCCCAGGGTTTCGTCGAGACGCCCCGCTCCCGCACCCGTCGCCGCGCCCGACAAGGCCGGCGACCTGAAGGACCTGACGCGGCTGATCCAGCAGGCGGAGGGCTTCCCCGAGGTCGTCGCCGCGCTTCGGGACGGCCGGGCCGCCACCATCGACGGGGCCTGGGGCTCGGCCTCGGGGCTCATCGCCGCGGCCCTCGCGCCGCACGCTCCCGCGACCCTGGTCGTCGTCCTGCCCCACGTCGGCGACGTCGACGACTTCCGCGACGACGTCGCCGTCTTCTCCGGCCTGGCCCCCGAGGTCCTCCCCGCCTGGGACAAGCTGCCTCGCGAGCAGGACGCCCGCGACGAGGTCTTCGGAGCCCGCGTCCGGGCGGTCGGCCGGCTGGCCGGCGGGCTGCCGCCGAAGGTCGTGGTCACGTCGATCCAGGCCCTGCTCCAGCCGGTCCCCAAGCCCGACGTCCTCCGCCGGATGTCGCGCCGGCTCGAGGTCGGCGACGTCGCCCCGATCGACGAGCTGGGGTCGTGGCTGATGGATCGGGGCATGCAGCGCGTCGAGGTCGTCGAGGTCCCCGGCGAGTTCAGCATGCGGGGGGGCATCTTCGACGTCTTCCCCACCGACGCCTCCGACCCCGTCCGCATCGAGTTCTTCGGCGACGAGATCGAGTCCATCCGGCCCTTCGACGCCGAGACCCAGCGCTCGCTCGACCGCTGGCAGAACGTGACCATCGCCGTCCCGCCGACGTTCGACGACGCCCACCTCGACGACTTCGGCCCGGCGACCGACGCCTTCCCCGAAGGGACCTGGGTCGTCCTGTTCGAGCCCGCCGACCTTCGCGAGGAAGGCCGGCACTACCTCGCCCGCGCCGAGGACCTCCGGGGGCTCTACTCGGTCGAGAGCACGTTCGAACGCCTGATCCGACGGCCGACGATCGCCCTCTCCGCCCTCGCGGCCGACTCGCTGGAGACGACCTGCCACCTGCGGATCGAGAGCGTCGAGCGGTTCTCCGGCGAGCTGACGAAGGTCAAGGCCGAGCTGGAGTCGGTCGCGGGGAACGATCGCGTCCTCATCGCCTGCCACAACGCCGCCGAGGCCGAACGGCTCGGCGAGATCTTCGCCGACTCCGAGCCGTCTCGGGGCGGCCGTTTGACCACCGCCGTGGGGCGCATCCGCGCCGGCTTCCACCTCGCCGACGCCGCCACCCTCGTCATCGCCGACCACGAGCTGTTCGCCCGCGCCGACGTCCGCCGGACGACCTCGCGACGACGCTACGAGACCCGCGCGATCGACAGCTTCCTCGACCTGAACGAGGGGGACCTGGTCGTCCACGTCAACCACGGGATCGCGCGCTACCTCGGCCTGCAGTTCGTCGACAAGACGGACGAGCACGCCGAGGAGACGCTCCTCCTGGAGTTCGCCGAGAAGACCCGGCTCTACGTCCCCATCGCCAAGATCGACCTCGTCCAGAAGTACGTCGGCGGCGGCAAGATCGCGCCCCCGCTCTCCAAGATCGGCTCCTCCGCCTGGGAGAAGCGCAAGAAGCGCGTGGCCGACGCCGTGGTCGACCTGGCCCAGGAGCTGCTCGACATCCAGGCCGACCGCGCCAGCCAGCCGGGGTTCGCCTACCCGGCCGAGGACAGCCACTGGATGGCCGAGTTCGAGGCCGCCTTCCCGTTCGACGAGACCCCCGACCAACTCGCCGCGATCGAATCGATCAAGGAGGACATGGCCCAGACCCGGCCGATGGACCGCCTCATTTGCGGGGACGTCGGCTACGGCAAGACCGAGGTCGCCATCCGCGCGGCGTTCAAGGCGGTCGACGCCGGCAAGCAGGTCGGCGTGCTCGTCCCCACCACGATCCTCTCGGAACAGCACCACCGCAGCTTCGCCGCGCGGATGGGGGAGTTCCCGTTCGTCATCGAGGCCGTCAACCGCTTCCGCCCCAAGTCCGAGGTCAAGGACATCCTCAAGCGGGCCGCCGAGGGGAAGGTCGACATCCTCATCGGCACCCACCGGATCCTCCAGAAGGACGTCGCCTTCAAGGACCTGGGCCTGATCGTCGTCGACGAGGAGCAGCGGTTCGGCGTCGAGGACAAGGAGTGGCTCAAGACCCTGCGGTCGACCGTCGACGTCCTGACCCTCTCCGCCACGCCGATCCCCCGCACCCTGCACATGAGCCTGCTGGGCATCCGCGACATCTCCAACCTGGAGACGCCCCCCTCCGACCGCAAGGCCATCGAGACCCGCATCCTCCGGTTCGACCCGGACACCATCAAGCGCGGGATCAACCGCGAGCTGAACCGCAACGGCCAGGTCTACTTCGTCCACAACCGGATCCACGACATCCAGCAGATCGTCGACAAGATCAGGTCGATCGTCCCCGAGGCCCGGGTCGAGTTCGCCCACGGCCAGATGGCCGGCGAGACGCTGGAGCGGACGATGATGCGGTTCATCCGCCGCGAGTTCGACGTGCTGGTCGCCACCACGATCATCGAGAGCGGCCTGGACATCCCCAACGCCAACACCATCTTCATCAACGAGGCCGACAAGTACGGCCTGGCCGACCTCCACCAGCTCCGGGGCCGCGTGGGACGCTTCAAGCATCGCGCTTATGCGTACCTGATGCTCGAATCGGATCGCTCCGTGACCCCCAACGCCGTCAAGCGCCTCAAGGCGATCGAGGAGTTCACCTCGCTCGGCGCCGGGTTCAAGATCGCCCTCCGCGACCTGGAGATCCGGGGCGCCGGCAACATCCTGGGGGCCGAGCAGTCGGGCCACATCGAGAGCGTCGGCTACGAGCTGTACTGCACGCTGCTCGAATCGGCCGTGCGCTCCGCGACCAAGCAGCCCGACAAGCCGATGTTCGACTGCTCCGTCGAGCTGAAGTGGCGCGCCTACCTCCCGCGCGACTACGTCCCCGCCCCGCGCCTCAAGCTGGAGCTCTACCGCCGCCTTGCCCGCCTCCGCAGCCTCGACCATCTGGCCGACTTCCGCCAGGAGTTGAACGACCGTTTCGGCCCCCCCCCGAAGCCCTCCGAGAACCTGCTGGCCGAGGCCGAGATCCGCATCCTCGCCGGCGGCTGGAAGATCGACCGCATCCACGTCGAGGGCGAGTACGCCGTCTTCACCTACCGCAACGCCCGGAAGATCGAGACCCTCGCCAAACGCCACAAGGGCCGCATCCGCATCGTCGACGCCAAGAAAGCCTACGTCCCCCTCGGCGAAGATCCGGTCACCACCCCAGACCTCGTGGCGCTCCTCAAGGAACTCCTGGGCGCCAAGCGTTGA
- a CDS encoding RNA polymerase sigma factor codes for MSTDPGVATRIQTLFESGTLSGLSGRELLDRFATHGDQAAFEAIVARYGPMVLGVCRRLLRDPSDVDDAFQATFLVLVRRARSLGTDDVVAAWLHGVASRVARRARADRSRREARMRTGLDSDSHSHSHSVAPSSPDFALKAVIDEEIERLPWKYRAPVALCYLEGLTHESAASRLGWPLGTVKGRLARARSLLGSRLTRRGVSTSSVAIAGSLALDRLGRAAVPNPLRLAVVRAALRIVGGSPWRSVVSLPVVHLAQGVLTSMIFTKLKSAGALVLAFGLLAAGAQVAARQPGDEPRPDVEQTRPPATRPEPEVAPMLQGFVGRVPVSTPSPEDRFLDAARRAFLEAAEDHAGGRASLDRVYRASRLLLDAQKDRAETEEGRKAAFAEHLDRMRVVAQADLSRASGDAGSSHFAETRAMLAEAELWIARGQDERRPPQPRDGGTSDAKGDPSDAEGERNPKSAAILKKLDQPLAMNFPNETPLEDVLKYVRQATQGEHDAGIPIYVDPLGLNEADKTTTSPISIDLDGVPLRRTLQLLLKQLTLVYFVEDGMVVITSTESGRNGLGPEMASPSPLEQELDRASRGEMTLDELKAFSEKLKAIQEVRTLNEKLNSSPPFTGGGIGPHSPSTPSQ; via the coding sequence ATGAGCACCGATCCAGGGGTTGCGACCCGAATCCAGACGCTGTTCGAGTCGGGGACGTTGAGCGGGCTCTCGGGGCGCGAGCTGCTCGACCGATTCGCGACGCACGGCGACCAGGCCGCGTTCGAGGCGATCGTCGCCCGCTACGGGCCGATGGTCCTGGGGGTCTGCCGACGCCTGCTGCGCGATCCCTCGGACGTCGACGACGCCTTCCAGGCGACGTTCCTGGTCCTGGTCCGTCGGGCCAGGTCGCTGGGGACGGACGACGTGGTCGCCGCCTGGCTGCACGGCGTCGCCTCGCGGGTGGCGCGGCGGGCGCGGGCCGACCGAAGTCGGCGGGAGGCTCGCATGCGGACCGGCCTCGACTCCGATTCCCATTCCCATTCCCATTCGGTCGCGCCCTCGTCGCCCGACTTCGCGCTGAAGGCGGTGATCGACGAGGAGATCGAGCGCCTGCCGTGGAAGTACCGCGCCCCGGTCGCCCTGTGCTACCTGGAGGGGCTGACTCACGAGTCGGCCGCGAGCCGGCTGGGCTGGCCGCTGGGGACCGTGAAGGGCCGCCTGGCTCGCGCCCGGTCGCTGCTGGGCTCGCGTCTGACTCGTCGCGGAGTCTCCACCAGCTCGGTCGCGATCGCGGGCTCGCTCGCCCTGGATCGCCTGGGACGGGCCGCTGTCCCGAACCCACTTCGCCTGGCCGTCGTCCGCGCGGCCCTTCGGATCGTCGGGGGGAGTCCCTGGCGATCGGTCGTCTCCCTTCCCGTCGTCCATCTCGCCCAGGGAGTCCTCACGTCCATGATCTTCACGAAATTGAAGTCCGCCGGGGCTCTCGTCCTGGCCTTCGGCCTGCTCGCCGCGGGGGCCCAGGTCGCCGCCCGCCAGCCGGGAGACGAGCCCCGGCCCGATGTCGAACAAACCCGACCGCCGGCGACCAGGCCCGAGCCCGAGGTCGCGCCCATGCTCCAGGGCTTCGTGGGGCGGGTGCCGGTTTCGACCCCCTCGCCGGAGGACCGATTCCTGGACGCCGCCCGGCGCGCGTTCCTGGAGGCGGCCGAGGACCACGCCGGCGGCCGGGCCTCCCTCGATCGGGTCTACCGGGCGTCCCGGCTCCTGCTCGACGCGCAGAAGGACCGGGCGGAGACCGAGGAGGGCCGCAAGGCCGCGTTCGCCGAACACCTGGATCGGATGCGCGTGGTGGCGCAGGCCGACCTTTCCCGCGCCTCCGGCGACGCGGGCTCCTCGCACTTCGCCGAGACCCGCGCGATGCTCGCCGAGGCCGAGCTTTGGATCGCTCGGGGCCAGGACGAACGGCGCCCGCCCCAGCCTCGGGACGGCGGCACGAGCGACGCGAAGGGCGATCCCTCCGATGCGGAAGGGGAGCGGAACCCGAAGTCGGCGGCGATCCTCAAGAAGCTGGATCAGCCTCTCGCCATGAACTTCCCCAACGAGACGCCCCTGGAAGACGTTCTCAAGTACGTCAGGCAGGCGACCCAGGGAGAGCACGACGCCGGGATCCCGATCTACGTCGATCCGCTCGGCCTCAACGAAGCCGACAAGACCACGACCTCGCCGATCTCGATCGACCTCGACGGCGTCCCGCTCAGGCGGACGCTGCAACTCCTGCTGAAGCAGCTCACCCTGGTGTATTTCGTCGAGGACGGGATGGTCGTGATCACGTCGACCGAGTCGGGCCGGAACGGCCTCGGCCCCGAGATGGCCAGCCCGTCCCCCCTGGAGCAGGAGCTCGACAGGGCCTCCCGAGGCGAGATGACCCTGGACGAGCTGAAGGCCTTCTCCGAAAAGCTCAAGGCCATCCAGGAGGTTCGGACGCTCAACGAGAAGTTGAATTCGAGCCCGCCTTTTACCGGCGGCGGGATCGGCCCGCATTCGCCTTCGACGCCCTCGCAGTGA
- a CDS encoding 1-phosphofructokinase family hexose kinase, whose amino-acid sequence MTLNPCLDRTLVVPAWKPGDSVRGKAIRDVVGGKGNNVARALKRLGRSATPVTFLGGAAGETCHSLLKSEDGLDPILVETNSPTRVILTVATEGTTDQTAFFDPDPEIAQAEADELVARVERALSEPGVEALTLSGSSPSHTTHGVYSELISLARARRIPVFLDTYGPALEAIWGFWPTAIQMNRREAAMRLGRSTVDDEDVVGLLRDWKRRGVACGIVTDGPDPALIQFGETLYEAVPPEIEVRNPIGSGDSMLAGLVDAWLKRAEPEAILRHAVACAAANAAVWDAGAIDPETVERLESEVEIEPL is encoded by the coding sequence GTGACGTTGAATCCGTGTCTGGACAGGACGTTGGTGGTCCCGGCCTGGAAGCCCGGCGACTCGGTGCGCGGCAAGGCGATCCGCGACGTGGTCGGCGGCAAGGGGAACAACGTCGCCCGGGCCTTGAAGCGGCTGGGGCGGTCGGCGACGCCGGTGACGTTCCTGGGGGGGGCCGCCGGCGAGACCTGCCACTCCCTCCTGAAGAGCGAGGACGGGCTAGACCCGATCCTCGTGGAGACGAACTCGCCGACGCGGGTGATCCTGACGGTCGCGACCGAGGGGACGACCGATCAGACCGCGTTCTTCGACCCCGACCCGGAGATCGCCCAGGCCGAGGCCGACGAACTCGTCGCCCGGGTCGAGCGGGCGCTGTCCGAGCCCGGCGTGGAGGCGCTGACGCTCTCGGGGTCAAGCCCGTCCCACACGACCCACGGCGTGTACAGCGAGCTGATCTCCCTGGCCCGCGCCCGCAGGATTCCGGTCTTTCTGGACACCTACGGCCCGGCGCTGGAGGCCATCTGGGGCTTCTGGCCCACGGCCATCCAGATGAATCGCCGCGAGGCCGCGATGCGGCTCGGCCGGAGCACCGTCGACGACGAGGACGTCGTCGGCCTTTTGCGCGACTGGAAGCGCCGGGGGGTCGCCTGCGGGATCGTCACCGACGGCCCCGACCCGGCCCTGATCCAGTTCGGCGAGACGCTCTACGAGGCCGTCCCGCCCGAGATCGAGGTCAGGAACCCGATCGGCTCGGGCGACTCGATGCTCGCCGGCCTGGTCGACGCCTGGCTCAAGCGGGCCGAACCGGAGGCGATCCTCCGCCACGCCGTCGCCTGCGCCGCCGCCAACGCCGCCGTCTGGGACGCCGGCGCGATCGACCCCGAGACCGTCGAACGCCTGGAATCCGAGGTGGAGATCGAGCCGCTCTGA
- a CDS encoding right-handed parallel beta-helix repeat-containing protein, translating to MNGTPVRRGLGFRAWVASLAVGVVLSGRSQAEPLKVYVSNRGDDAWSGRIADPKPGGGDGPLATLEKARDVVRGLKTLPEAREGIEILIRDGAYPQARTLRFDREDGGSAAAPIVYRAFPGERPIIRGGRAIEGFAPHEGKVLKADLKAQGFTDLGFRELFFDGVRLPLARYPNFEADNPYGGGWAFADGERVPMYQDVPGEVRNTLHYKAKDARGWKKPEEVEVFVFPRYNWWNNIVPIRSIDAEKRLITLTADASYPIRPGDRYYFRGGREDLDAPGEWYVDRESGVLYLWPPAPLDEGHVVAAPVVEDLIRVEPGAAHLTFRGLTLEACTGAAVSMQGTESCAVAACTVRGVGDYNHGALSVSGGSGNRIVGNDVSDVGSHGVSLSGGDRVSLTSADNQAVNNYIHHVGVLYKHGVGISMEGVGNVAARNLIHDGPRMGILFSGNNLLLEGNHIRHMNLETEDTGAVYTGGRDWISSRGTVIRHNLMHDMLGFGKDSRGRWVSPHFAWGVYLDDNTGGVDVIGNIVYRCSRAGLHLHNGRDNRIENNIFVDNGPQQYEYSGWTVNHSYWKDHLKTMLEGYAKVIDSPAWKGMRGMSTRPQDAPLPDGRIMTGNEFVRNIVAYADPDAALVRTNDVPFDHNTFDYNLVWHHGLPIKTGQRKAGAVVSGELVPNADFARGELGELPTDWQWQIRTPTSKAGLVDDGGERALRIEAAFDESKERDNYPIVVSSLFPAKPGSSYRLRASLRASNPDVRAQVMLQGYEAGAFFWANSPNEAKVGTEWKEVEFVFAIPAPGRSGYHPTMKDFRARIDFPAKEGALFVRDVSIHQVETLDEWASWRAMGMDARSIVADPGFVDPARDDFRLKPDSPAFQLGFKPIPVESIGPYQDELRASWPIVEAPGAREHPVRTPESVD from the coding sequence ATGAACGGCACGCCGGTACGTCGGGGATTGGGCTTTCGAGCGTGGGTCGCGTCGTTGGCGGTCGGGGTCGTCCTGTCGGGGCGATCGCAGGCCGAACCGCTGAAGGTCTACGTCTCCAACCGGGGCGATGACGCCTGGTCGGGACGGATCGCCGACCCGAAACCGGGGGGCGGCGACGGTCCCCTGGCCACGCTGGAGAAGGCCCGCGACGTCGTCCGGGGCCTGAAGACGCTGCCCGAGGCCCGCGAGGGGATCGAAATCCTGATCCGCGACGGGGCGTATCCCCAAGCGCGGACGCTCCGATTCGACAGGGAGGACGGCGGCTCGGCGGCGGCCCCGATCGTCTATCGCGCTTTCCCCGGTGAGCGGCCGATCATCCGAGGCGGCCGCGCGATCGAGGGGTTCGCCCCACATGAGGGGAAGGTCCTCAAGGCCGACCTGAAGGCCCAGGGGTTCACCGACCTTGGATTCCGCGAGCTGTTCTTCGACGGCGTCCGCCTGCCGCTGGCCCGATACCCGAACTTCGAGGCCGACAACCCCTACGGCGGCGGCTGGGCGTTCGCCGACGGCGAGCGCGTGCCGATGTACCAGGACGTGCCCGGCGAGGTCCGCAACACGCTCCATTACAAGGCGAAGGACGCGAGGGGCTGGAAGAAGCCCGAGGAGGTGGAGGTCTTCGTCTTCCCCCGCTACAACTGGTGGAACAACATCGTCCCGATCCGTTCGATCGACGCTGAGAAGCGGCTGATCACGCTCACCGCCGACGCCTCATACCCGATCCGTCCCGGCGACCGCTATTACTTCCGGGGAGGACGGGAGGATCTGGACGCGCCCGGCGAATGGTACGTCGACCGTGAGTCCGGCGTGCTCTACCTCTGGCCCCCCGCGCCGCTCGACGAGGGCCACGTCGTCGCGGCGCCGGTGGTCGAGGACCTGATCCGGGTGGAGCCCGGCGCGGCGCACCTGACTTTTCGGGGCCTCACCCTGGAAGCCTGCACCGGCGCGGCCGTCTCGATGCAAGGGACGGAATCCTGCGCCGTGGCGGCCTGCACGGTCCGGGGTGTCGGCGATTACAACCACGGCGCCCTGAGCGTTTCCGGCGGCTCGGGCAATCGGATCGTCGGCAACGACGTGTCGGACGTCGGCTCGCACGGCGTCTCCCTGAGCGGAGGCGATCGGGTCTCGCTGACCTCGGCCGACAATCAGGCCGTCAACAATTACATCCACCACGTCGGCGTCCTGTACAAGCACGGCGTGGGGATCTCGATGGAAGGCGTCGGCAACGTCGCGGCCCGAAATCTGATCCACGACGGCCCGCGCATGGGGATCCTGTTCAGCGGCAACAATCTGCTGCTGGAAGGCAACCACATCCGCCACATGAACCTGGAGACCGAGGACACCGGCGCCGTCTACACCGGCGGGCGGGACTGGATCTCGTCGCGAGGGACGGTCATCCGCCACAACCTGATGCACGACATGCTCGGCTTCGGCAAGGATTCCAGGGGACGCTGGGTCTCGCCCCACTTCGCCTGGGGCGTCTACCTGGACGATAACACCGGAGGCGTCGACGTCATCGGCAACATCGTCTATCGGTGCTCGCGGGCCGGGCTGCATCTTCACAACGGCCGCGACAATCGCATCGAGAACAACATCTTCGTGGATAACGGCCCGCAGCAGTACGAGTATTCGGGGTGGACGGTGAACCACTCGTACTGGAAAGACCACCTGAAGACGATGCTCGAAGGGTACGCGAAAGTGATCGACAGCCCGGCCTGGAAGGGGATGCGGGGGATGTCCACCCGTCCCCAGGACGCCCCCTTGCCGGACGGCCGGATCATGACCGGCAATGAGTTCGTGCGGAACATCGTCGCCTACGCCGACCCGGACGCCGCCCTCGTCCGCACCAACGACGTCCCGTTCGATCACAACACGTTCGATTACAACCTGGTCTGGCATCACGGCCTGCCCATCAAGACCGGCCAGCGCAAGGCCGGGGCAGTCGTCTCGGGCGAACTGGTCCCCAACGCCGATTTCGCGCGCGGGGAGCTTGGCGAACTCCCGACCGACTGGCAGTGGCAGATCCGCACGCCGACTTCCAAAGCCGGGCTCGTGGACGACGGCGGCGAACGGGCGCTTCGCATCGAGGCCGCGTTCGACGAGTCGAAGGAGCGGGACAACTACCCGATCGTCGTCAGCAGCCTGTTCCCGGCGAAACCTGGAAGCAGCTATCGCCTGCGAGCCTCGTTGCGCGCGTCGAACCCCGACGTGCGCGCGCAGGTCATGCTGCAAGGCTACGAGGCGGGTGCCTTCTTCTGGGCGAACTCTCCGAACGAGGCGAAGGTGGGGACCGAATGGAAGGAGGTCGAGTTCGTCTTCGCGATCCCGGCGCCCGGCCGGTCGGGTTATCACCCGACGATGAAGGACTTCCGGGCGCGGATCGACTTCCCCGCGAAGGAGGGCGCCCTGTTCGTCCGAGACGTCTCGATCCACCAGGTCGAGACGCTCGACGAGTGGGCGTCGTGGCGGGCGATGGGGATGGACGCGCGTTCGATCGTCGCCGATCCGGGATTCGTCGATCCCGCACGCGACGACTTCCGGCTCAAGCCCGATTCGCCCGCGTTCCAGCTCGGCTTCAAGCCGATCCCCGTCGAGTCGATCGGGCCCTACCAGGACGAACTGCGGGCGTCCTGGCCCATCGTCGAGGCCCCCGGCGCGCGCGAGCATCCGGTGCGGACGCCTGAGAGCGTCGACTGA
- a CDS encoding transposase yields the protein MPRPELLYRWSDRVATRFPTLSRCQARVLAWYSLGMILARGGGLDRVAVHLAALLDVGPGTVRQRLREFYRPAASKRGRSRRELDPEACFGPLLGWVLSSWGDGPLALAVDATALGDRMTVLCVAALYRSCAVPVAWAVLPGNEPGAWNPHWKRLLGLLREHVGPDRRVFVLSDRGIESSGLFRAIVELGWHPLMRARARGCFRPQGGRWARMPELAPRHGARFRARGQAFKTKEARLDCTLLARWDEGRADPWLILTDLPPEQADASWYAVRAWIECSFKKIKSDGWRWERSRMADPARAARLWAAMALATLWTLEVGGAADAADRPEPEPGPGPAAAPKPRRWSTFLLGGAAVLRAWIGGADPAGRFLPEPWPGPPRDAAPPPEVLMKIDTSP from the coding sequence ATGCCCCGCCCCGAACTACTGTACCGCTGGTCCGACCGCGTCGCGACTCGGTTCCCCACGCTGTCGCGATGCCAGGCCCGGGTCCTGGCCTGGTACAGCCTCGGGATGATCCTGGCACGCGGCGGCGGGCTGGACCGGGTGGCCGTCCACCTGGCGGCCCTGCTGGACGTGGGGCCCGGCACGGTCCGCCAGCGGCTCCGCGAGTTCTACCGCCCGGCCGCCTCGAAGCGGGGCCGGTCCCGCCGCGAGCTCGATCCCGAGGCCTGCTTCGGCCCGCTGCTGGGCTGGGTCCTCTCGAGCTGGGGCGACGGCCCCCTGGCCCTGGCCGTCGACGCCACCGCGCTGGGCGATCGGATGACGGTCCTGTGCGTCGCGGCGCTCTACCGGTCGTGCGCCGTGCCGGTCGCCTGGGCGGTCCTGCCGGGGAACGAGCCGGGGGCCTGGAACCCGCACTGGAAGCGGCTCCTGGGCCTGCTCCGCGAGCACGTCGGGCCGGACCGACGCGTGTTCGTCCTGTCGGACCGGGGGATCGAGTCGTCGGGCCTGTTCCGGGCGATCGTCGAGCTGGGCTGGCACCCGCTGATGCGGGCCAGGGCCCGGGGCTGCTTCCGGCCCCAGGGGGGCCGATGGGCGCGGATGCCCGAGCTGGCCCCGCGGCACGGGGCCCGGTTCCGGGCCCGCGGCCAGGCCTTCAAGACGAAGGAGGCGCGGCTGGACTGCACGCTGCTGGCGCGGTGGGACGAGGGCCGCGCCGACCCCTGGCTGATCCTCACCGACCTGCCGCCGGAACAGGCCGACGCGTCCTGGTACGCCGTGCGGGCCTGGATCGAGTGCTCGTTCAAGAAGATCAAGAGCGACGGCTGGCGGTGGGAGCGGAGCCGGATGGCCGACCCGGCGCGGGCGGCCCGGCTGTGGGCCGCGATGGCCCTGGCGACCCTGTGGACGCTGGAGGTCGGCGGCGCGGCCGACGCCGCCGATCGACCCGAGCCCGAGCCGGGGCCGGGGCCGGCCGCCGCCCCCAAGCCCCGGCGCTGGTCGACCTTCCTGCTGGGGGGCGCCGCCGTCCTGCGGGCCTGGATCGGGGGGGCCGACCCCGCCGGCCGCTTCCTCCCGGAGCCCTGGCCCGGCCCGCCGCGCGACGCCGCCCCGCCCCCCGAAGTATTGATGAAAATCGATACCTCCCCCTGA